A genomic stretch from Hemicordylus capensis ecotype Gifberg chromosome 1, rHemCap1.1.pri, whole genome shotgun sequence includes:
- the LOC128340938 gene encoding mpv17-like protein 2: MLGRATRQFAALIRFSKPLFKPFFTRRYLMMTNTVTSGFLMGAADIIQQSLERRQKPTQNWNADRMVNMFITGCAMGPLLHYWYYWIDKIIPGKDVNGIKPAIIKVTIDQVFAPFFGGWYFITVGLLQGQSLVYSWNEFIDKFWDYYIAEIYVWTAAQMLNFLFVPPTYRVLFVNIVTLGWNVYLSYIKHKH; this comes from the coding sequence ATGCTTGGCCGCGCTACACGACAGTTTGCTGCACTGATACGCTTTtccaagccccttttcaagccttTTTTCACAAGACGCTACCTTATGATGACCAATACTGTGACTTCTGGTTTTTTAATGGGAGCTGCAGATATCATTCAGCAGTCTTTAGAAAGGAGGCAAAAGCCTACACAAAACTGGAATGCTGACCGTATGGTTAACATGTTTATTACAGGATGTGCCATGGGACCACTTCTGCATTACTGGTACTACTGGATAGACAAAATAATCCCAGGAAAAGATGTTAATGGTATTAAGCCTGCCATCATAAAGGTAACAATCGACCAGGTTTTTGCTCCATTCTTTGGAGGCTGGTATTTCATAACTGTGGGACTGCTTCAAGGCCAGAGTTTGGTATACAGCTGGAATGAATTCATAGACAAATTTTGGGACTATTACATAGCAGAAATCTACGTGTGGACTGCAGCTCAGATGCTCAACTTTCTATTTGTCCCCCCCACATATCGAGTGCTATTTGTGAATATAGTGACATTGGGATGGAATGTGTATCTTTCATATATCAAGCACAAACACTAA